TCCTGGACAAACATGTTGCTGTACACTGGATATTTGCATACAATGATAACAAAGACTGCCGGctaatggacacacacacacacacacacactgcactctgAGACATAACAGTTATCTCGCCACCGAGCGGCGTTGGGACTTTCTGGCTGGCTGCAgttgtttgtgcagcagaaAGTTGTTTTCCACGTTGTTCAGCGCAGGAAGGAAATTTCAAATAGCTCTTTTGTCCCCCGCTGCCACTTCCTTCATCTGcgttctccctccttcctcctcccacagTCGTTCTACTCGCCGTTGGTGAAAACCACGGAGCCGTACGGAGTGATCTTCTCCCACCCGGCCCACATCTACCACGCGGCGCACATGCCCGCCTTCGCCCAGCACCACGCGCCCAGCCACCTGCCGCACGCGCAGCTGGAGCCCGTGGACCTGTCGGTCAGCAAGCGCTCCtccgccacctcctccccgccctgctcctcctcctcctcctccgcctcctcctccccggcctccTCGCGGAGCTCTCCGCCCTCCCCCTACAgccgcccctccccccgctgCGCCACGCCGCACGCCCGGCTGCGCTCCCCGCCGGCCGCGTCCTCGCTGCCCTACTCCGCCATGGTGACCCGGCTGATCGGCCCGGGGTCCGGAGTCCTCCAGGAGTCGGGGGTCATGATGTCCCCCGTCATGTTGCCCCTGTCCGTCCTCTACCCGCCGCCACTGCACCTGCACCAGTCGATAATGGTGAGCTCGCCCGTCAGCGGCGACGACGACCATCATCATCGGAGCAGAGAGCACAAGACAGGTGAGGCCTCAATTATTGTTTAATGTCTACAGGTCATTTTTTACCCTTTGTTGTActtaattattaatatattgCAATTACGTGATCATTTCTGACATTAATTATCACGGCGTATGTGTTGCTTGAGTCTGTGAACCGGCCATTCAGgaagaccttttttttaaaaataaaaggccaTAATTACACATTGCATtacacacacatcagtgtgtGAGAGCTGGCAGCTTtcgtgagaaagaaaaaaactgcttaattgaacgttttttttttctttgtgaaaaTGCAGAAGTGCTTTTCACAATATCAGTTGAGTCTAGTTTAGAACCACATTCTGTGGTCAGACGCCGGTCACTGCGATTCACAGAGGTCACTATACCTAACTTCTGTATTTCTTAACCGTGGTTCACAAGGGGGGGGGTAGTTGGGTAATGTTCCTCCGTAGAGGCTTAGATGATTTCTAAAAGACAAATAACAGATGatagaaacaaaaagaagaaaaatcctGACCGACAATTCGTATTCCCCCACAGGTCACTGCGGCGACCTGCACGAGCCAATCAAAACGGAGCCCCGCTCTGAGCTCGCGCACGACCTCAACGGCGGCCACGAGACGAAGTCGTCCGTCATCAGGATACCACACGAGCACGGGTGAGACATGTCGAAAGCGACGCCGCGCGTTTTCACACGTCTGTCTGCTGCGGCGCTTCCCCTCCGCCTCGCGAACGTGACTCAATCCAGTAACCGTAAAGTAAGAATACCACCAAGCGTTCGCTGACATGATACTTTTGAGCACAGTTTTTAGGGATTTTTTCTCGAATGGCGTTTTTCGATTTGTGACGGGTTATTTCTCGAGTGCACAAACGGTACCAACGAACTCCCCCCGACTTATTCTCACGACGCGTCGGGATTCCTTTCTCACCGGCCGTCTGTCaacttcctgctgtcctctctCTCCATTTAAATGGCCTGGTTTCCTCTCCTCGCTTCCTCTGTGGGAATGCGGGCGAGCGGAAGTCGACTtgggagaaaacaaaaggggaCGGCGACGCGGCACGtggacgcgcccccccccctcatctctccGGTCAGCCACCTGTGATgtaacctccacctccacatcaCTCTGCACTTCCTGTATTGAGTTCTTTAAAGGCACTCATTGTACTGCATCTgccgctccttcctcctcctcctcctcctcctcctcctcccgtcgtCATCTCTTTTGGTTTGTTCTCCTTCAGCAGAATAACTGCTTTTTCTCCCTCTAAGGAATAATTGCATGTGGGTTGTGCATGTCATGGTGAGGGAACGCCGCTGTAGTCATCAGGGCGGTAACCATCACACCGTGAGCGGGAAATAATAATTGGTCCCTCGGGGGGAGAAAACGAGGGGCGTGTCCACGTCTGTCATCGCCGCTCCTCTCAAAAGACAATGTTAATATTCCACCGGAAATGTTGACAACGTTGTCcaacagcctgtgtgtgtgtgtgtgtgtgtgtgtgtgtgtgtgtgtgtgtgtccaggggGATTTTCTGCACATTCCTTTCACACTGAACTAATCTGTGAGGGATTCATATCTCAACACTTGACACCTGCTcctcgcccacacacacacacacacacacacacacacacacacacacacacacacacacacacacacagtttaattATACCAGACAGaaaagtctttgtttttttccctcgtAAAACACCAGAGGACCTCCATTCATATCTGCTGTGCTCATTTGTAGTTCCACAGAAGAGCTTTTCTCTCACACAGCGGGAGTGTTGATGAAACCTCATCTCCTCGAGTCTCACAAAGTTCCATCTAAATAGGCCATTTATAACACATGTATCCACTTCTTTACTCCACTTCGTGGTGTCACATTCTGGGGAAATAACCGTTGGCAGGTTCGGTGAGGTCATGGGGGTTGACGGGACAATAGGAGAGGCGTggcagaggggggcgggggggggggtgttatttGATCAACTTCCTTACTGGAAGGACTCTCTTATTGCATCACAGGAGCAGCCGCAACCAAATGAACGTTGCATCAGGTTGCGGGTTGAGCGCCGTTGGGTTGTCGGGCTGACGCCCTCTCGTGGTCCACCGCGGAGGGAGACGCGCGACTTAACCGCTGTCCTCTCTCCGCGTCCTCTCAGGTGCAACAACCCGTCCGTCATAGTCCATTCGGGCGCCCAGCATCCGCCCCCCGTCGAGTCCCCGGACACGCTGAAGAAGCGACGGATCCACCGCTGCGACTTCAACGGCTGCAACAAAGTGTACACCAAGAGCTCCCACCTCAAGGCGCACCGCAGGACGCACACCGGTGAGGGCCGCACGCACGCGCttacgcgctcgctcgactttcCACATGTCGCCGtgactcatttctctctctctctctctctctccctccacgcGCAGGCGAGAAGCCCTACAAGTGCATGTGGGAGGGTTGCACGTGGAAGTTCGCCCGTTCGGACGAGCTGACGAGACACTTCCGGAAGCACACGGGGGTCAAGCCGTTCCAGTGCCCCGACTGCGAGCGCAGCTTCTCCCGCTCCGACCACCTGGCGCTACACAAGAAGCGCCACCTTCTGGTGTGAACCAGAACCACCCCGGACTGTACCGCTTGACCCGAGGCCGTCGCGCGCAGTCCTGCGGATTtatcgtccccccccctcagacactTTAACAGA
The sequence above is a segment of the Gasterosteus aculeatus chromosome 9, fGasAcu3.hap1.1, whole genome shotgun sequence genome. Coding sequences within it:
- the klf3 gene encoding Krueppel-like factor 3, giving the protein MRVTPRSADRRLRAASKRVCPADPQRNRPRLLDADSPSTQQSLFCAAMLMYDFPLKTDMETSFYSPLVKTTEPYGVIFSHPAHIYHAAHMPAFAQHHAPSHLPHAQLEPVDLSVSKRSSATSSPPCSSSSSSASSSPASSRSSPPSPYSRPSPRCATPHARLRSPPAASSLPYSAMVTRLIGPGSGVLQESGVMMSPVMLPLSVLYPPPLHLHQSIMVSSPVSGDDDHHHRSREHKTGHCGDLHEPIKTEPRSELAHDLNGGHETKSSVIRIPHEHGCNNPSVIVHSGAQHPPPVESPDTLKKRRIHRCDFNGCNKVYTKSSHLKAHRRTHTGEKPYKCMWEGCTWKFARSDELTRHFRKHTGVKPFQCPDCERSFSRSDHLALHKKRHLLV